The nucleotide sequence CTCCCACCTCCATAGTCGTCCATAGTCCCTCGTCAGACCTCCGAATACTCGCGCACCACCAGCCCCGCCGCGCGCATCGCATCCTTGAGCGCATGCACCGTCGTCAGCCCGTCATGCAGAATGCCGGCAACGAGTACGGCATCGGCGTTGGCCTGCTGGACCGCGTCCACCAGATGCTGCGCGGTGCCGGCGCCGCCGCTGGCGATGACGGGGACGTTCACGGCGTTGGCCACCGCGCGGGTGATCTCGAGGTCGTAGCCCGTGCGGGCGCCGTCGCGATCGATGCTGGTGAGCAGGATCTCGCCGGCGCCGCGCGCGACGCACTCCTGCGCCCAGGCGACCGCTTCGAGCGGCGTTTCCTCACGACCGCCCTTCACCCACACCTTGTAGACGCCGTCGGCGTTCTGCTTGGCATCGATGCTCGCGACCACGCATTGCGCACCGAAGCGATCGGCCGCTTCGGTGAGCACCTGCGGATTGGTGACCGCCGCCGAGTTGAGCGACACCTTGTCGGCGCCGGCGCGCAGGGCGCGGGCGACATCCTCGGCCGTGCGCACACCCCCGCCGATCGTCAGCGGGATGAACAGCCGCTCGGCCGTGCGACGCGCCACGTCGAGCAGCGTGGCGCGTTCTTCGGCGCTCGCCGAGATGTCGAGAAAGGTGATTTCGTCGGCGCCTTCGAGCTCGTAGCGCTCGGAGAGCGCCACCGGGTCGCCCACATCGCGGAGCCCCACGAAGTTCACGCCTTTCACCACGCGCCCGCCCTTCACATCCAGGCAGACGATCACACGTCGCGTCAGCATGCGTCAGGACCGCGCGTCGGTGATGTCGAGCCGCACCGCGCCCTTGGTGCTGAACACCGCGCCCGTTTCGGTGAGCGCCTGCCGCACGCAGAAGCCAAGCCCCTTGATGGCCGCTTCCACGATGTGGTGCCGGTCGAACCCGCGCAGCACGCGCACGTGCAGCGTAGCCTTGGCGTTGTCGGCAAAGGAGCGCAGGAAGTGTTCGTACAGCTTGGACGGAAGCTTGCCGCGATAGTACGGGCGCCCGCCGAGGTCGAGGACGACCTGCACCAGTGCATCGTCCATGGGCACCGTGCGCTCGCCGTAGCGTGCGCAGCCGGCTGGCGTGAAGGCCGCGACCGCCTGGCCAAGCGTGATGGCGACGTCTTCGATGAGATGATGCCGCAGGTCGCCGCTGGCCTGCACGTCGAGGTCCACACCAGCATAGCGCGCGAAGGCGACCAGCATGTGATCGAGGAACGGCTCGCCGGTGGCGACGGTGGCGACACCGGTGCCTTCGGTGATGGCGATGCGGATCTTGGTTTCCTTGGACTCGCGAACGACGACGGTCATGCTCCGAACTCCTCGGCCAGTCGGCGCGGATCGATCGCGCCCGTGTAGAGTGCCATGCCCAGCACCGCGCCAGCCAGGCCGCGATGATCGAGCGCCCGCATGTCTTCCAGACTTGTCACCCCCCCCGACGCGAAGACGGGCCACGCGCTCGCCTCGGCGACGTCTTCCATGAGGGGCAGGTCGGTGCCCTGCATCTGCCCTTCGCGATGCACGGCCGTGACCAGCACGCCGGCGAGCGGCAGATCGCGCAGCTCGGTCATGAAATCCACGACGTCCAGCCGCGACGTTTCCGCCCACCCCTTCGTGACGACCAACCGCTCGCGCACATCGGCGGCGATGATGAGCCGCCCCGGGAAGTGATGCGCCATCTCGGCGCGCCAGTCTTCGTCTTCCACCGCGCGCGTGCCGACGACTACCCAGGTCGCGCCTTCTTCGAGCAGCCGCTCGATGCGGGCTTCGTCGCGCACGCCCCCGCCGACCTGCACCGGGACCGGGCTTTCGCGCAGCAGGTCGCGAATCACTTCGCTGTTCGCGCCGCGGCCGGTGGCGGCATCGAGATCCACGATGTGCAACCGATTGAAGCCGGCATCGACCCAATCACGCGCGACACCGCGCGGATCATCGAGCCGCACCTGTTCGCGGTCGTAATCGCCGCCCACGAGCTGCACGCAGTGGCCACCACGCAGGTCCACCGCCGGAATTGCGATCATGTGCTGCTCCTCGAGCCGTAGCGGCGCGCCCGCGCCATGTTCAGGAAGGCCTTCACGAACGCCACACCCGGGGCGCTCGACTTTTCGGGGTGAAACTGCGTCCCCACCACGTTCGCGCGCCGCACGGCGGCCGGGAAGCGATCGCCTTCGTGTTCGCTCCACGCCGTTACGTAAGGGAGGCCGTTTGCCGTGGGGCGCCCCACGAAGCTGTTCGCGTAGTAGGCCACCGCCATCTGCGCCTCGCGCAGCAGCGGCTCCGAGACGTCGGAGAGACCGTTCCACCCGATCTGGGGGATGCGGGCGGCGGTGAGCTTCTGCACCTGACCGGGGACGATGCCGAGCCCCGCGCCCGGTCCTTCATCGCTGCCGTCGAAGAAGAGCTGCATACCGAGGCAGATGCCGAGGGCCGGCAGGCCACCCAGCAGCGCGTCGCGCATGGCCTCGCGACCACTCGCGAGACGCTCGGCGGCGGGCGCGAACGCTCCCACGCCGGGGAGGACGACGGCATCGGTGTCCACCACGGCGCGGGCGGCATCGGTATCGACCCGCACGGTGGCGCCGCCGGCTTCGAGCGCCTTTACCAGCGAATGCAGATTGCCCGCGCCGTAGTCAAAGACGGCGACGTGCAACGGCGCAGTGTCTACTTCGCTCACGGATTCACCTCCGCCGTGGCGGCATGGAAGGCCGCGAGGAACTGCTCGAGCAGCTCCCACGGGCCCACCGAGATGCGCAGCGTGTCACCCACATGCGGCAAGCCTTCGAACGGGCGCGCTGCCACCCCACGGGCGCGCAGTGCCTGCCCCACCGCGACGGCGTTGCGGACCGGCACGCACACATAGTTGGCCGCCGAGGGGAGTGGCGCGTAGCCGCGCGTGCGCAGTGCCGCCGCGAGGCGGTCGCGGTTCTCGACGGCCAGCGCGACGTGCGTGCGCACCCATGCCATGTCTTCGCGGAGCGCGGCGAGTGCGATCTGTTCAGCCATCGCGTTGAGCTTGTACGGCCCGCGCGATTTCTCCACGTCGCGCACGAGTGCCGGCGCGCCGATGCCGTAGCCCACGCGCAGGCCAGCGAGGCCGAACGCCTTGGACATCGTGCGAATCACGAGCAGGTTGCTCGTGCGGTTGGCGAGATCCACCGCCGACACGCCCGCGAACTCCGCGTACGCTTCGTCGAGAAAGACCACGCCGCCGCGCGCGTCCATCTCCCGCACCGCGCGCTCGATCGTGTCACGGGCCACCAGCGCGCCGGTGGGATTATTGGGCGAACAGAGATAGAGAATGCGCGGGTTCGCGGCGAGCAGCGCGTCGAGATCGGGCTGCTGATCGGCGCGTTCGGTCACGCCGACGTAGCGGAGCCCATTCATCTGCGCGAAGATGGGAATCATCGCGAAGCTCGGCTCGGGGCTCGCCACCACACTGCCCGGTTCCCCGAAGGCGCGCATGGCGCTGTCGAGGATGTCGTCGGAGCCACAGCCGGTCACGAGCCGATCGGGCGTCGTCCCCACGAAGGTCGCGAGCGCCTCCTTGAGTTCCGCCGCATAGAGCGACGGATAGCGCGTGATGCGCGCCACCGGCATCTCCCGCCAGGTGCGTTCCGCGACCGGCGGCATCCCCCACAGGTTCGTGTTGTCGGTGAGGTCGAGCGCGACCGGGGTGCGCTTGGGGTCGTAGAGCGGCACGCCGTCGTACAGCGCGCGCGCAAAGGCCAACCGCTCGCTCATCGTGCCGCCTCCCACGCCCGCGCGGCGGCCGCGTGTGCGGGCAGCCCTTCGGCGTCGGCAAAGCGCCCCACATCATCGGCGAGTGCCGCGGCGGCGGCCGGTGAGACTTCCTGCCAGGTGGTCCAGCGCACGAAGTCGAGTGTGGACAGCCCGGAGTACGAGCGGCCCGCGCCGGCGGTGGGCAGCACGTGATTGGCGCCGGTCATGTAATCGCCGTAGGCCACCGAGCTGGAGGCGCCCACGAAAATCGTGCCGGCACTGCGCAGCTGCGCGAGCGTGTCGGCGCGTTCGGCCTCGTTCACCACCAGCAGCAGATGCTCGGCGGCCCATTCATTCGCGAAGGCGATGCCTTCGGCGAGCGTGTCGAACCAGACGATGCCGCCCCGCGCGGCGAGACTCGCGCGCACGATGTCCGCGCGCGGTGCCGTCGCGAGCTGCGCGTCGAGCGCCTTCTCGATGGCGATCGCCAGCGCGCCCACCGGACCCGCGCTCTTCACGAGCACGGTGATGACCGCGGCATCGGGGTCGTGCTCGGCCTGCGCCATCATCTCGCGCGCGATCGCGGTGGCATCGGCCGACGCATCGGCCAGCACGAGCAGCTCACTCGGCCCGGCCGGCGAGTCGATGGCCACGTGCGAGACGAGCTGCAGCTTGGCTTCCGCGACCCAGGCGTTGCCGGGCCCCATGATGCGGTCCACGCGCGGCACGGTGGCCGTGCCGAGGGCCATGGCGGCGATGGCGCCGGCGCCGCCCAGAGCGAAGACGCGATCGACGCCGGCGAGCGCGGCGGCGGCGAGCACCACTTCCGACGGCCGCCCATCGGGGCCCGGCGGGGAGCAGACGATGACCTCACCCACGTCGGCCACCCGCGCCGGAACGGCCCCCATGAGCAGCGAGCTGGGATACGCGGCGCGCCCACCGGGCGCATAAATCCCCACCCGGGCGAGCGGGTCGGGGCGGCGCCCGACCACGATCCCGGGCTCCGGCGAGCAGTGCGTGGCCTGCGGCCGGAAGGCCTCGTGTACCGCCGCGATGTTCCGGGCCGACCGCTCGAGGGAGCGCCGGAGCCCGGGATCGAGGCGGTCGAGGGCCTCGGTCCAGGCCGCGCGCGGCACTTCCAGCGAGGCGAGGGCGACGCGATCAAAGTCGCGGGCAAAGCGGCGTAGCGCCTCGTCGCCGTTCTTCCGCACCTCTTCAATGATGGCGGTCGTTCGGATCCTAACGGTGGCGTCGGTGGTGGACGACCGGTCCACCAGCGCCCGCCGCGTGTCCGGGGTCAGATCGGCGACGGGGCCCCGGGCGCGCAACGCGAGCCGGCCGGCCACGCGCCCGTCGTTTGGAGGCGCCGCACTCACGGGACGAGCCTCTCGATGCGTGTCACGAGGATGCCCTCGGCGCCGATGCCCCGGAGCTGGGAGATGGTGCGATAGATGGTGGCGGCGCTGACGACGGCGTGCACCGCGACGAACGTCTCGGATTCGGCGATATCGATGACGGTCGGGCCGTTGAGCCCGGGGAGCACCCCGCGCACGGCGTCGAGCGAGGCGCGGGGGACGTTGGCCATGAGGTAGCGCTGCCCCCGGGCCCGGATCACCGAGGCGAGGGCGGTGACCAGGTCGTCGAGATCGCGGCCGCGGTCGTTGGCACCCGGGGGCGGGAAGCCCTTGGCGGTGATCAGGTGGGCGGAGGAGCGCAGCACCGTCTCGATCTCGCGCAGGCCGTTCACCCGCAGGGTCGACCCCGTGGACGTCAGGTCCACGACGACGTCGGCGATCCCCAGGTGCGGGGCGATCTCGGCGGCGCCGGACACCGGCACGACCTCGACCGGGCGGCCGGCGTCGGCAAAGAAGCGGCGCGTGATGTTCGGGAAGACGGTTGCCACCCGAACGGTCTTGCCGTTGGCCCCGATGTCCTCGACTGAGCGGATGCCGCTGTCGTCCTTGGCGGCCACCACCAGACGGCACTTCCCGAAGCCCAGATCCAGATGGGAGGTGAGCTCCCGCCCCGATTCGTTGACCAGATCCCACCCCGTCACGCCCACATCGGCGGCGCCGTCGGCGACGAACTCCGGGATGTCCTGGGCGCGGACGAAAATGGCCTCGAACTCCCCGCCAAGCGACGCGGTGAGGGCGCGGTCGCCCGAGGAGCGGACCTCGAGGCCGGCGTCATTGAAGAGTTCGCGGGTGTCTTCGGAGAGACGGCCCTTGTTGGGCAGGGCGATGCGGAGCATGGCGGTACTCGGAGCGGAAGAAAGCAGGGAAAACAAAAAGGCCCGTCCGGAGGGACGGGCCGCAGGTCGTTCGGGCGTGGGACGGGCGCTGGCTGCCGGTTACCCTGTCACGCGCGAAACGCCCCGACCCGTCGGGCCGTGGCCATGATGCGCATGATGGTGGGTGGTGTGGCGGTTCAGCATGATGGCCGGAGGCTAGCGCCGAAAGTCGGAGGCGTCAAGGCGGATTTTCCCGACAGGGCCTTGGCGCTGGAAACCCTTGTGAATAAGTTCACAATGCTCGCAGGGCCCTGCGAGCGCAGGCGTTACGCGATGCGGACGCCTGACTCAGAAGGAAATTTCCTGATAGGCTCTGGAGGCCTCTCGACATGCGGTTTCTCGGCTTTGCGGTGGTGACCGGCGCGGCGATCGTGCTCGGCGCGTGCGGTGGTGGTGAGAAGGCGGCGACGGATACGGCCGCGGCGGCTGGCGCTTCGGCGGCGGCGGCTCCGGCGGCGGAAGCCCCGGCGGCGGCTCCGGCCGCGGGTGCGATGGCCCCGATCACGGGCACGACGCACGAAATCAAGATGATCGGCGACGGCACGGGCTATAAGTTCGAGCCCGCCGAACTGACGATCAAGGCCGGCGACGGCGTGAAGTTCGTCATGGTGACGGGTGGCCCGCACAACGTCGCGTTCGACCCGGCCGCCGTGCCGGCCGCCGCGAAGGCGCAGCTCTCGGCCAACATGCCGGAGCAGTCGGGCGAGCTGTCGGGCAAGATGCTCCTCAACGCCAACGAGACGTACACGATCTCGTTCGCGGGCATCCCGGCTGGCACGTACGATTTCCACTGCACGCCGCACCTCGCCATGAACATGAAGGGCAAGATCACCGTCCAGTAATCGGACGTGTGACCTGAAGGACCACGGGGGCTGGCGCAACGCGCCGGCCCCCGTCTGCTTTGCGGGGTGACCGCTTCACCTGATCGTATTCGCTGGTTGACCGCGCGCACGGCCAATGCCTCGCGGCGCGCGTTGCTCATTGCCGGGATTGGCGCGCTCGTCGTCATTGGCGCGCTGCTCACCTTCGTGCTCGTGCCACGCCGCGCCGATCGACAGCTCGCGGCGGCGCTCGCCGCCCTGCCACCGCTGCGCGATACGGTGGGGCTCCGCGCCGAGCGTGATGGCGCGCAGCGCATGCTGGACAGCGCCGTGGCGCAGCTGGCGGCTGCGCGCCCGCTCGCGTCGCCGATCACGCCCACCGGTGCGGATTCCCTGCGTGACAGTACACCCAGCAGCCGCGGGACGGCGGCGCTCGAGCAGCTCGTCGCGCGCGTACGTCAGGCGCCGCTCGTGGAGAGCTATCGCGCACTGGTCGCCTCGCCCGCGCTGCGCGGCAACGCCGCGGTGCGCGCCGCGCTCGATACGATCGAAGCCCTCAATCGCGAGCGCGAAGCCTCGGCCGCGCTTGGCGGACCCGACGCCCGCTATGCGGCACTCACCGCGCGACTTACCGCGCTGGGGCAGCGGCTGGAGCGCCTCGCTGAGAGTGAACTCGCGCGCCGGCGCGCCTTCAGCGCCGTGCCAGATTCGATGGCCCCATCAGCCACGCTCACCGATACCACCACCACGCCGCTTCTGAGTGCGCCGCTGCCCGCCGACACGGTGCTCGAAGCGGCGGTCGCGCAGCAGCGCCTCGTGCTCGCGCGCACCGATTCGGCACTCGCTGCGG is from Gemmatimonadaceae bacterium and encodes:
- the hisF gene encoding imidazole glycerol phosphate synthase subunit HisF, whose amino-acid sequence is MLTRRVIVCLDVKGGRVVKGVNFVGLRDVGDPVALSERYELEGADEITFLDISASAEERATLLDVARRTAERLFIPLTIGGGVRTAEDVARALRAGADKVSLNSAAVTNPQVLTEAADRFGAQCVVASIDAKQNADGVYKVWVKGGREETPLEAVAWAQECVARGAGEILLTSIDRDGARTGYDLEITRAVANAVNVPVIASGGAGTAQHLVDAVQQANADAVLVAGILHDGLTTVHALKDAMRAAGLVVREYSEV
- a CDS encoding imidazoleglycerol-phosphate dehydratase — encoded protein: MTVVVRESKETKIRIAITEGTGVATVATGEPFLDHMLVAFARYAGVDLDVQASGDLRHHLIEDVAITLGQAVAAFTPAGCARYGERTVPMDDALVQVVLDLGGRPYYRGKLPSKLYEHFLRSFADNAKATLHVRVLRGFDRHHIVEAAIKGLGFCVRQALTETGAVFSTKGAVRLDITDARS
- the hisA gene encoding 1-(5-phosphoribosyl)-5-[(5-phosphoribosylamino)methylideneamino]imidazole-4-carboxamide isomerase yields the protein MIAIPAVDLRGGHCVQLVGGDYDREQVRLDDPRGVARDWVDAGFNRLHIVDLDAATGRGANSEVIRDLLRESPVPVQVGGGVRDEARIERLLEEGATWVVVGTRAVEDEDWRAEMAHHFPGRLIIAADVRERLVVTKGWAETSRLDVVDFMTELRDLPLAGVLVTAVHREGQMQGTDLPLMEDVAEASAWPVFASGGVTSLEDMRALDHRGLAGAVLGMALYTGAIDPRRLAEEFGA
- the hisH gene encoding imidazole glycerol phosphate synthase subunit HisH; amino-acid sequence: MSEVDTAPLHVAVFDYGAGNLHSLVKALEAGGATVRVDTDAARAVVDTDAVVLPGVGAFAPAAERLASGREAMRDALLGGLPALGICLGMQLFFDGSDEGPGAGLGIVPGQVQKLTAARIPQIGWNGLSDVSEPLLREAQMAVAYYANSFVGRPTANGLPYVTAWSEHEGDRFPAAVRRANVVGTQFHPEKSSAPGVAFVKAFLNMARARRYGSRSST
- a CDS encoding histidinol-phosphate aminotransferase family protein, whose product is MSERLAFARALYDGVPLYDPKRTPVALDLTDNTNLWGMPPVAERTWREMPVARITRYPSLYAAELKEALATFVGTTPDRLVTGCGSDDILDSAMRAFGEPGSVVASPEPSFAMIPIFAQMNGLRYVGVTERADQQPDLDALLAANPRILYLCSPNNPTGALVARDTIERAVREMDARGGVVFLDEAYAEFAGVSAVDLANRTSNLLVIRTMSKAFGLAGLRVGYGIGAPALVRDVEKSRGPYKLNAMAEQIALAALREDMAWVRTHVALAVENRDRLAAALRTRGYAPLPSAANYVCVPVRNAVAVGQALRARGVAARPFEGLPHVGDTLRISVGPWELLEQFLAAFHAATAEVNP
- the hisD gene encoding histidinol dehydrogenase, with the translated sequence MSAAPPNDGRVAGRLALRARGPVADLTPDTRRALVDRSSTTDATVRIRTTAIIEEVRKNGDEALRRFARDFDRVALASLEVPRAAWTEALDRLDPGLRRSLERSARNIAAVHEAFRPQATHCSPEPGIVVGRRPDPLARVGIYAPGGRAAYPSSLLMGAVPARVADVGEVIVCSPPGPDGRPSEVVLAAAALAGVDRVFALGGAGAIAAMALGTATVPRVDRIMGPGNAWVAEAKLQLVSHVAIDSPAGPSELLVLADASADATAIAREMMAQAEHDPDAAVITVLVKSAGPVGALAIAIEKALDAQLATAPRADIVRASLAARGGIVWFDTLAEGIAFANEWAAEHLLLVVNEAERADTLAQLRSAGTIFVGASSSVAYGDYMTGANHVLPTAGAGRSYSGLSTLDFVRWTTWQEVSPAAAAALADDVGRFADAEGLPAHAAAARAWEAAR
- the hisG gene encoding ATP phosphoribosyltransferase codes for the protein MLRIALPNKGRLSEDTRELFNDAGLEVRSSGDRALTASLGGEFEAIFVRAQDIPEFVADGAADVGVTGWDLVNESGRELTSHLDLGFGKCRLVVAAKDDSGIRSVEDIGANGKTVRVATVFPNITRRFFADAGRPVEVVPVSGAAEIAPHLGIADVVVDLTSTGSTLRVNGLREIETVLRSSAHLITAKGFPPPGANDRGRDLDDLVTALASVIRARGQRYLMANVPRASLDAVRGVLPGLNGPTVIDIAESETFVAVHAVVSAATIYRTISQLRGIGAEGILVTRIERLVP
- a CDS encoding cupredoxin domain-containing protein, whose product is MRFLGFAVVTGAAIVLGACGGGEKAATDTAAAAGASAAAAPAAEAPAAAPAAGAMAPITGTTHEIKMIGDGTGYKFEPAELTIKAGDGVKFVMVTGGPHNVAFDPAAVPAAAKAQLSANMPEQSGELSGKMLLNANETYTISFAGIPAGTYDFHCTPHLAMNMKGKITVQ